A stretch of DNA from Besnoitia besnoiti strain Bb-Ger1 chromosome II, whole genome shotgun sequence:
TGTGCGGAAACCTGGATCCGCCATGAACAGATTTGTGCACGCGCGTCTCCCCGACAAACATAGACACATAAATACattcatatgtatatatatatatatatatgattaGTTTTTGGTGGCGCATGTGAATGTCCTCTGGTGCCCACGAAGGTCGTCGCCTGAAGCGGGAATCCATCGCCTGCATCCGAGCACGTCCCTTccccgacgcaggcgcggtcGCAGCACGCGGAAAGCCAGTGCTGCATGTCTCACTGCACTCATGAAACGCGAACTGAACGCGACAAACACTTCTTTGTAATCCACAGACTGTGTGATTCCCTCCCTGCCAGTGGCCTCTCACCTCGGAGTTAATCCGCGCGTGGATTTCGCGCACGAGTGCTTCCTTCAGTACGTCCTGCCGTAGCTGCTTCTCTTCCGGAACTCCCAGCTCAAGGCCCTCTGAGAGGTGAACACATTTTTCACTCCCACGACACGAAAACATTCGTACAGACGCCCACGCGGGTGGATCCCCTGAACAAACAGGTTCtcatatacatacgtacatgcACAaatggatatatatatgtgcgcaCACGcctacacatacacacatatccAGATACAGGTACACATATTCACCGTAAATACATATAGTGTTCAAATGGTAAGTGTGTGTAAGCAGAAGAGTAACTACGCGTTCAGTCTTGGCACATGGGGCACGCGGATCTCACGGGCTCGTGCCGCCACAAGGCCTTCAGGTGAGGGACTTCTCCAAACGCAAATCGTCTCCACCTCGGCTCGACTCTCACACTTcaccgcctgcgtcgcggctctGCCTCTCGTGTGTGCACGTTCATCGAGTTTTTCTTGCGTCGTTTTCACCCCATGTCTAGCGAGACTCCGCATCCCTTCATTTcactcgcctctccgcggttTTTCTCTTCACCTGCTTCGCCTTTGGCGCGCACGTTGTCGTagacgagagcggcgcgctctGTGACTTCGGCGGCGATTTGGCGCAGCTTCTCCTCGCCAGTCCATTCATCGAGGAGGGCGCCAAGGTGATCGTCTGCGTCCTTCTGGAAGCGGTAGACCGGCGGAAGTGGCACGCCGCGGTaggacgccgcgggcgactcGGCGCTTTCTTCCCGCGCCTCGGCAGGTTTCTCGACAGCCTGCGATGGCGCATCGGGggacgccgccttcgccttgcaGCGGCCGTGGGGAGGAGACCCCGTGCAGCAGGCCGTCGCACCCTCAGTCGCCGCactcgacgaggaagaggaggcgcgggcagaCGAGCAGGCAGAATGGGAAGAGCCGTGCAAGTGCTTGCAGGGTTGCGCCGACCCGGAGGCGGTCACAGGCGGACAGCAGCCGTCGTGGCGGCCCTTGTCCTCCGTACCGGTCCCAGATCTGAGCGAAGCACAGAAACCAAAGAAAACCAGGGAAAAccaggcagaagagagctcAAGATAACGCACGGCCGCGCAGACcaacgcgcatgcgtgccgGTAGACAGAACAGCCACGTACCCttatcaatatatatatatatatatatatatatatatatatatatatatatatatacatccaGCACACCGATAGAGAGATGCGTGGACGGCTGTTCCACGGAGACATGGAACCCTCAGTCAACGACAGACGCAGGAAGGGAGAGACCGAGGGCCCGCGGATGCGACGCGAAATCTGCATACCCGAGTTCACTCTGGTAGGCCACGCATGTCTTCTGTCTAGGATATCTTAAAGTAATCGTGCATGCACAGTTGCAtgtaagtatatatatgtaaccACCGGTGATTGAGGGTTCATGCAAAGGCTGCTCTCAGCTTACCGAGTGCGTCTTTCCAAGTCCTTTCTTGTGCTGTAGTTGAGAACTTTGAGGCAAGCTGCGACAAATGCGTCCTCGACGTCTTTATCCCAGAGCACACTCGGACCGAGCGTGACAGGAACCTTTGAAGAAGACTGGGGACTCGCGTGCTTAGCCGCGCTGCCAACGGGCGGGGAGTCCTTCGCGTCTCGTCTCGCCGGAGCGCTTTCTCTCTGAAgactcttcgccttctgcgaaTCATCTTCCCCATTTGCGTCGCCTTTTAGCCGGCCTGCATCTTGTTTTTCATCTGGTGCACCCTCTCCGCTGGACTCCCCTCCGTTTCCGCCAACCTCGCATTTGTCCGGTTTCTCCTCCTGCTCTCCCTCCATCTTCGATTCTGGGGCTCCCCCTCGACGGTGAGCAGGCGGGTTCGTTGTCGGGTGCCTCGTCTGCTCGTGTGGCCTgcgcttctctgcaggcgttcctctccgcctcgcgccccccGCCTTCTCGGCTGCTTCTCGTCCCTCTTCCAACCTTCGGTCTTTCTTGGAAAGAACGCGAGACAAGAAGACAAATTTCGACGGTCAGACGCTGCGTCCTGCGGCGCAAGGTCACTTGCACGGGTGGAGCTCGGCGAACCGAAGAAGAAATGCAGCTACAAAGCACTCTAATGCGAAAAAGATAAGTGCTCGAATAGGGCCAAGGAATGCAAGTAAAATAGGGAGTAGCGAAAAAACCGCCGTTCTTTCCTCCTTTGCAACTGAACGCTCAGACCCTCCAGCATGCAattgtgcgcatgcagctggtGTGTGTACAGGCAACCAGCACCGCCTGCAAGACTAAAGTGCGCGACAAGACGAGAGGCTGCAAATGATGATTGCCGGTCCAAGCCCTAACTCTCGGAACCCAAGAAACTCCCGTGCAAGGTGTGGCACGAAAAGAAATGCGAAAAACGAATGCGGGAGTCATTCCTGCGTGGCGTTAGCCGCGTTGCGGTCTAGGCAAGCTACAAGCGTGCCTCCAGGATTGCAGAGGCCTACGCCGCTAGCGAGATGCCTAGCTCCGAAGGCGCATAAGGAACTTCCCGCTTCTATACCAAAGATACGGGACAGGCATGGAAGCAGAAGCACCACACGAGGTGACTGCGGAGGTCTGCACAGTTGTTCGCACCCCCATGGGCCTCGCAGAGCTGCCGCGAAAGCTTCAGGGTGCTGTAGCGGATCGTGTAACCCGTGCACATTCTCATTCAGCCAGTGCCCAGCCTTCTGCAGACATGGCGTTTCCTGAAGTACCCCGCCGCAGGAGCTTCGTTGTTTCGTAATATCAGTATAGGGTGAACGCGATTTGCTGATTCAAGTAGCTGTGGACGATTCTAGAACATGTTAGGCTGAGCAAATGTCCGTAGACCGCGCCGATCTCGGCAGAGTCTCACCTATTCGGAATGACTGCACATCAAAGGGTTTTTTCTAGGCGCAGGAGATTTCGGTTATCCGAATTCGGGGTCGCCGAGCAGATGCTCAGTGTCGCTATAAAGCGTGTCGCAGGATGCGGGTGCACAAGAGCCATTTTCATAGTTACTTGTGAGCAGCCAGAACAGCGTGCACTGAATGCGAATGCAAGTGATATCGAGAGATTCCGCGAGCACGTATTGGGATATTTCCTCTGGAGTCGCGCACAGGGTCCTTCGCAATTCATCGTCCCGCACGACGCCCACCGCGAAAGAGTCCGGTTGCAGAGGAATCGCGCTTTAGGATGCCTGGCGCGTGCGGGAAGATGTGAAAGTGCCTGGGCTGCATTCCCACAGCGTCCCGTCACCACGACAGAGCTTCTCTCGAACGGACCCAAATACGCGCAAAGACCAAGTTCCTGAAACGCGCTCGCAAGTGGACTCGGAGCGCGAATCGTTCAGCTGAGGGAGCCAGCGTCGCAGAGAAACTGGAATGTGCCCAAGAGGGGTGAAGCAGCAACACGATCTACCTGCTTTCGCCATGTTTGGCAGTCATTGCCGGTGCCGAAGCTGAATTGTGCCACCTCGACGCGAGCCAagcaagacgcagacgcgcatcTGCAGACCGCCCGCCCCGAGCGTCTGCGACCTTGGAAAGCTGACAATTCGTATCGTCCTCCCTTAGTGGCCTGTCGGAATGAAGAGAAATGCGACAAGAGACAAAACAGACGCCAGCGGTGCTCTAGCGTCGGCGCCTTAGGCAGCCCCGCCGACACCAGAGTCCAGCTGTGGAGGCGGTGGCTAGCTCCTGAGAGATATCCTTTGTGTATGAGGAGCTCGGGAGGAAGGGTCCCTGTCAAACCTGCCTCTTCTGGCTGTCGCACAGACACAGCCTGTAGCCGTACAGGCTGTGTCGAAAGGACTGCCAGTGACTACGACCCCCTCGGCTGCGCACACGCCTCACGGCCTGTATCTGCCGCCGCTGACCTGACAGGCGAAGATCACACGCTGGACACGGGGCAGCAGCATGAAGGCTGTGCCAAACGCTCACAGTTGAAGACGGAGAACGGCGTGCGAGGCCATGTAACCGGCGCGCAACACGTTTGTAGAACGAGGAGTCTTCTGCCGCACCAAACAGCTGAGGTACTCCGagactgtctctctctcctgagACCCGAAGCCGGGTCTGTGGAGTGCGCGGGCTCGCGTCTTTGCTCCGATCCACCTTTCCGTTTGTTGGTTTTTCAGCAGGATCTACGTGTTATACGCGCTGTCCGGCTACGGCACATCAACGAAGGGACTGCCCGCCtacgtctctctctcggcctATATTGCGTCCGGTGCTCTGGCGTGACCTCCAGGCTTCGGCGCTGTAGGCGCTTAAATGAAAAGTAGAGCGAGGCATTCAGCCTTGCATGGGCGAAAACACGTTTTTCTGGCGCCGTGGAGCACAGCGAGAAGCACACTTCCCGCTGCACATCGCCTGTCGCTGCGCAGtcgggcgcgctggcggatCGCCACCCGGTTTGCCGGCGACTTTCACGCAGCATCTTGCAGGACAGAATGGACGCGACAGCTGTCCGCTGTGCGCCGGAGCTTTACGCTGCTGAGACCAGAAGCGCATAGCGAGTAAGCAGAGCGGCATGTGTCAGACATACACACAGCTAGTCGAGACGGGTTGGCTGCGTTGCTTTTTTCGCGAAGAACGTCCTTCCAATCACGCCGCAAGGGAGGTGCTGCGGCAAAcactcgccctcctcgttgGTCGCTTTCTTTCCCTGTCTAGCGTGCCCTGTCTCCATCCGGCTGTGCTGAGCGAGTGACTTCCTGCGATTTCTTTGCCGTTCCCAGGGTTCCGAACGCCCCTCGagttctctcttcttctctgcgtatCTTTCCCGTGCTTCGGGTAGTCCGTTCTCCGCCGTTGTTTTTCCCTGAAGGCTATATCGCATccgcccgcctctcttcACCTCGGCTGCCCAATCTGTCGTCTGTTACCCGGTCTTCTGCCGGAGCAGAATCGCTATTCGCTTCTACCTGTCTGACTTCGCGGCTGTCGAGCTGCGAAAAGCCGAACAGAAGGGCTGCCGATTGTGAAAACTGCAAAAACGCACGACGAAGGGAAGACAACACTGTCGTTCTCCGCGCTGTAGTTTTCTCTCCACTGACTGTAagttcttcgccgcctcgcaagGTATTGTTTGACTGGAAAGGTGGCTCGTTTGCTTCCCGTTTTCTTCCCTCTTGGATCTTCCTCTTTTCCGTTGTGGCCTCTTTTGTTTTCCTCGGTCTGCGGCGTGCCtttcctcgcccgcctcgccttttAACTTGCTTTTTTTTCCGTTTCTGCGTCCTTCCCGAGTGTCGCAGCGCCGAGCACGGGACGCCATGGCACGCTGAGGGGCCCGCTCCACGACAGAGGGCTGGAAGAGTGAACGGATCTCTCCTCCATTCCTCTCTCCTCACGTCTTCTtcctggcgcctcgcccttttAGAGTGTCcttgtgcgtgtgtgtcgcaCGGCGCCTTGCTGGGTGTGACTCTCGGGTCGTATCTCTTCGTGACGTGCTTTCTTTGACGTATCCTCCCTCATGAAAATggcttcttcgcggccttcttccCCCCGTTCCTCCTTGAcgcgctcctcttcttctctgtcgctcgcctctgctctctctcttccgctcgctgcgtcctctcctccggcgtcgtcctccgtcgCTTCATCACCCCCGTCCTCTCtcccgccttctctctcttcttcttccatgccttcctcttctctcccttcttctcctctgccttcgtcttctctgccttcgtcttctctgccttcgtcttctctgcattTTTCTTtgcccgcgtcttcgctgcctccctcgtctctcccctcgtcttcgctgcccgcctccgcagtgCCCCCGTCCCCCGCCCCGCCTTCCACTTCGTTTTatctgccttcgcctccttcctgcgcatcgcttccttctcaccagtcgtctccctcgttctcttcgcctctccctccgccctcctcctggggtccgccggctgcgtttcctcttccgccgcccctgCCCGTGGcgtccccgccgccgcccgccgcttcgctcCGGGGatggctgcgccgcgcgttttctccgctgATCCTCGTGGGCGGCACCGAGCGGGCGAAGCGAGAAGTCGCGGCGCTGACCGgcctgtcgctcgcctcaCTCTTTCAGCCTTTCAATGGCGGGGCGGTCGCCGCTCGTAAAGTCGCCTCGGCGgtccgcgcggctgcgcaggcatCCTCGAGTCCGTACCTCTCCGCGCAGATTTCCGCTCCAGGTTTCTTTCCCAACGTGCAACAAGCGGAACTAGAAGACGAGGACTTcctccgcagagaaggcTTCCATCCGGTCCACGTCCACCAACTCGGCCtcgtgggcggcgcgcgcacctcgctcgcgtcttcttccgcggcgccaggcgacaggggcggcggcgcgactggGGGGCTTCACGTCTACGAGGGCCCCGATGTTCCCCCGCTGAATCTCCGTCTGGTCGTCTCTTCACCTCTCCTCAGCTCCAactctgcgtcctctggcgcccactcgccctcgacggcgtctctctcctcttctgctggAGCGACTGCGTCCTCGGGCGCCTCCATTAGGGGTGGAAGAGacgcggcttcttcgtctctcgcgccttcgctttccctcgccttcggatcgccgctcgccggctCCGGGGACCGCGGggctggcggaggcagctTCTCAGGGCCGCCTcaagcgtccgccgcgggcgcgaaaCGCCGGAGCCCCTTCTCGGACTTCGCAGTTCGCTTTCTTGATCTGGAGGAAGCGGAATTGCCATCGGAGTTCGCGGCGGACACTCTCGCGACGCGCGTCCTGTCGCAGTGCCCGCCGGGCCTCGCAGAGCTGAGCACGtttgctgctgcggcctcgcctggcATCTCGGGGGCCGGCGCGGCCCCCGGAGGGACGGgtctggcggcggcgcgccctcggggGCCTTGGGCCCGTCGCAGGGTCCCGGCCCCGCGTTGGGTTCCAAGTCGGCTATGACCGCGGTCGAGGCTGCGCGGACGAGCGCGGTGCGGTcgtcggccttctcgccgttcgTCTCCGACATTgagggcgcgcagaagaaggggaTTGCCTCCCCCGAAGGTCGAGAAGGAAAGgcccgcgcagcgcgggcCTCGGCGACCCAGGGCGGGCACTCGGAGGATGTCTCGAGTTCGCAAGGGAGCGAGAAGCCTGTGTGCAGCACGACGGGTCTGCGGGGCGTGGACCTGCCCTGGTACAACGACTGGGAAGGAGTCGTTTTCGACGGGCTGCGATTCTCTGAGCACGAGACGCTCTGCCAGCCGGTTGGGCTGATTCTCgtggcgagcagcggcgacccAGACCCTgtcggcgccttcgaggAGCTCCTTCAAAGCAAAAATCTCCCCTCGCTCTGCGGGAAGTACGTCCTCGACCCGAATCCGGTTCGCGCGCTCGTTCTCCTGGACATTCACCCCGACGCCTTTCAGGCCAAGGCGGACCTCAGCTCGGCCTTTGAACGCTGCAAACAACCTCCCCCTTCGCCtgccctcccgccccccctccccctctggcccccggcctcgccgcccccttCGGActcggcagaggccgcggcggaggcgggcgacagagaggcggagaagcgaaacggcgcgggcggccgcgacgaaggccgGAACGAACGGCTGCTGGAGCAACTCTGTGCGGCCTTCCCTCCCGCCAACTGCCATTTGCTCACCATTGGACGACGCACAAATGCCAAGAGTCACTGGCAGGTAGGCCGCGCATGCGAAGGGGGATTTGTCGCGCGTCTATTATCTATCGACCTGCCCCCTTCCCTCCACGCTGCACATGCTGGCTTACATAACATATGCGCATGCCTACGTAACTCTGTATTTATCTACGCATGAGTGTGTCTTtatctatatctgtatctatctatctctatatctgtctatatctgtatctatattCGTCTATATCTTTATCTGTCTATCTCGATATGTACCTAcatgtatatctatctatatctatctgtatctatatctatgtatatctCTATCTGTATATTTGTATctatatttgtatgtatctatatctgtctatatctatgtgtatatctatctatatctatctgtatctcTACCAATGCATATCTATATTTGTCTATATCTATacgtatatctatatctatcttcTACAcctgttttttcttccggcttgctgcgcgcagctgctgccttccATCCGGTACCTGTATGCACAACACCTTGCGGTCAGCTTTTCGCCAGCTCTGTCGGGCAACTTGGTCCCCACGTTTCTGTCTCCCGCGACGGGACAGagtcctccgccgtctctctcggccggctctttctcgtcgttcgtgtctgcgtctcttgTGGGGCCTCTcccggcgtctccttcttctgcgctgtACGGCTGGCGAGAGATACGGACTCTGATTGACTCCGGCGTGCCGCTGCCAGTGGCGTGTCGGCTGCCATGCGGCacgccggccgcgccgcttcaCCGCGTGCCCTCCCCGCCGATTCCGCCTcagtcttcctcctcttctccccacgcaggaggcgcgaccggcttggcgtctctttctgcgcctgttgcggaggcggcggctgctgcgccctccgcggcgcgtctaTATGCTCAGTACAGCCCGCTGTGCTGTCTCGACACTTCGTTCTGCGTGGGCCTCTCGTGGAGCGACTTGCAGGCGCTTTCCGCATTCGTGCAGCACTTCATCAACACGGGCATTCTGCCTTGGATGGAGCGTAAGACGCGGCAGCTCGACGGGTCGATTTCTAGCAACCGGAAGGGCTTCAGGAACCAGCTCAAGTACCTATggcggaagccgcgaggcATCGGCAGCAGTGGGGCGACGAGCTCGACCTCCGCGAGTTCGCAGAGCAGctcaggcggcggcctcggcggacTCATCACGAcgctcgcgccgtcggcagCGGGGACGAGTTCCGCCGCAACGAATGGCATCgcgggagagaaagacggGGGCTCCACCAACTCGTCGTTCTcgccgttcgcctcctccttcgcttcgtcctccgcgagctCCGTCGTCGCGAACGTAGCGGAGCAGGCCGGTGgtgccgccgaggcgctgctgtctgccgtgggcggcgccttcctcggaGGTAAGAAATCCGAAGAAGGCAAAAAGACATCAAGACGACGAGAGGCGCATGTGCTTGCCTCTCTCCTGGCATACGTCTCCGTAATGCTTTCGCAGCTTCGATCGGCTTGCCGGGGTGTGACGCGTCCGGTGAGTTCTCCGTTCATCCTCGTTTCATGACTGCGGCCAAGCACACGCGTTCATGAGCACTTGTGCGCCCGCATGTGTGAGTTCCTGTGCGTGGGCGCCGGACGATATCGtgtgttttctcttcttgtTCCTTCTTTACCATTTTCAGACACAGCATCCAACTTCGGCCAAGGCAGTAGTTCGGCGAAGACTGGCAAGTCGAGCTCCCCAGGGAGTGCACAGAGTCCGCAGAAGGCCGGCGTCCAGCGACAGTCGCATGGGACTGCGCCACCTGCGTATCAGGTGCGAAGCTTGGATCCTGTAGAGACGTTCATCGAGTGCGCTGCGCCCTTCCCTGACTCAATATGTGCTCgggggagaggcgcctgTGCAGTTTCGTGCATAGAGATGCACTACATACGCAGACACCAAcccacatatatgtatatatgtgagTGTAGATGTGCAGCTCtgtaggggggggggggaaggggggaggcagcgggcCTATATCAGTTGTGGGAGCCGCCTCTGTGTACATCGAGCTTACAGCGGCGCGGTCTTATCTCAGAAGAGTGGAGGGAGTTAGATGCGGATACTCTGAGGTGCCTCCCATCTGTGTGTTCAACAGGATGTCCGTTTCTACATGTAACAACGAACGCCTATCTATGTGTATGtctatatgtatctatatctgcatctatatatatatatatctacatgtatatctatatatctatatatacatatatccaTATCTGTATATCTCTATCCATACAATTATACCTATATCGAAACATATGGATTGGCGTTTGCGTTACGAGTCTGACACGTGCTAGAGCACCCGGATGGAGCCCCGCTAAGGACGGAAGCGGAGTGATTGAGAATCATGGAGGTGCGCCGTTTTTTAGGAATTATGCGGCTGGCTGTGCAGCTGGGCGCTACATGCGGGGCTATTCCGGTCTCCAGGAGGTTCTGTGCTGAGGGCCTGCCCGCTGCCCTCTGTGCTGCCACGATCCATGCGTCCGCCTCTGGAGCGGCAGGGTGTCCCCCGTGTGTGGCTGGTTtccgcagctgcatgcgatTGAGTGGCAGTATCGACTCTTGGGCGATCTCCAGTTGTTCGTCGGCATgcccgaggcggcgctgcagagcttccgcagctgcgcggcggactTCAAACAAGATAAACGGTGGAAGCAGCTTGGTGAGAGACAAATAACGCGACTGTAttggggaggggggggcaaCGTGCATCATTCATTCGTGCCTATGCGAGTTCGAGTCCTTCTTTGGATATGCGTGCCTCTCGGCGGGTGACCGTGCTGTGCCATCGAAGTGCTGTCCGCCCAGCAGCGTGCCGCAACGTTAGACTCACGCTGAATAGAGAAACCTTGCGACGGCCTTCGCGCGTCCTGCTGCCCTGCTGGAGGGCCGGTGGGGAGActctcttctgctgcttTGCTGGAGGGCCGGTGGGGAGACTCGCTTCTTTGAATTTAGTGCTTGGGGTTGAGTATTACGCGGTCAAAACGTTTCCGCGTCTTTCTCACACCTTCGATTCGGGGGCCTCAGATCTGGCAACGCTCTGCGTCGACGGTttctccctccctccgccaGAGACTCCTCGCAGCCGCTCTGGCTCCAGCGTCGTCCTCCTACACTTCTAGAGCGAGGGTGCTCTTTCCCGCTTCGCTGCGGATTGTTTTCAGGCGGGGCCTACGAAATGAGCGCGATCTGCCTCCACCTCTCAggggcgcctcgcagggAAGTCGAGGGCTGCATCGAACAGGCCTACAACGCCTACGTGAAGGTAGGAGCAGAGATCGTTCAGCCAGCCATCTCCGTGTGCGTGGCGTGGAGTGCAGCGTCTTGCTGCGGCTGTTTTCGGGTGTCGTCTCTCGAGTGGAGATGCGGTAACAGGCACTCTCACAAAgcgcgtatatatatacatatgtatatt
This window harbors:
- a CDS encoding putative hypoxia- inducible factor prolyl hydroxylase (phd2) (encoded by transcript BESB_035420): MEGEQEEKPDKCEVGGNGGESSGEGAPDEKQDAGRLKGDANGEDDSQKAKSLQRESAPARRDAKDSPPVGSAAKHASPQSSSKVPVTLGPSVLWDKDVEDAFVAACLKVLNYSTRKDLERRTRSGTGTEDKGRHDGCCPPVTASGSAQPCKHLHGSSHSACSSARASSSSSSAATEGATACCTGSPPHGRCKAKAASPDAPSQAVEKPAEAREESAESPAASYRGVPLPPVYRFQKDADDHLGALLDEWTGEEKLRQIAAEVTERAALVYDNVRAKGEAEGLELGVPEEKQLRQDVLKEALVREIHARINSELRRERLRDCREGGLLANPNGYRDGPLSYLANDTIRDLMKEGVAVQRGFLGEAMRKKIWNEIELLEYDGRFNEVFSQTLHDLRKDYMCWMSSSDLDRENQQGLWQLFKAMQALPFELNKKASLCLQVSWVFQMAMFRADGAYYKKHIDAGYDPALDNGRKVTAIYYPNAPDWKEKDGGALRVYPRRRKEQQLSEGSAAGSGEAKAVRDIAPAGDVLVLLRSRDMPHEVLPCHRKRFAITLWMTGPAGPGDDV